A single region of the Biomaibacter acetigenes genome encodes:
- the yidD gene encoding membrane protein insertion efficiency factor YidD, whose translation MIKSAIIGMIVFYRKFISPLKPRTCRFYPTCSRYAIESIEKYGVIKGGIKSIKRILRCHPFNPGGYDPV comes from the coding sequence ATGATTAAGTCAGCAATCATAGGGATGATAGTATTTTATAGAAAATTCATATCACCGCTCAAGCCCAGGACTTGCAGATTTTATCCCACATGTTCCAGGTATGCCATAGAATCCATTGAAAAATACGGAGTTATAAAGGGAGGCATAAAATCAATAAAGAGAATTCTAAGATGCCATCCATTCAACCCTGGAGGTTACGACCCGGTATAA
- the rnpA gene encoding ribonuclease P protein component produces the protein MNRCFRLTKNFEFINVYRAGKRWSCAYFNMYVKKNNLERTRLGVSISKKVGKSVVRNRLKRRIKEIFRESIGNIKKGYDVVISVKPETANIEYGQMKKEIKNLLRRGRVWDD, from the coding sequence TTGAATAGATGTTTCAGATTAACAAAAAATTTCGAATTTATTAATGTGTACAGGGCGGGAAAGCGCTGGTCATGCGCTTATTTTAATATGTACGTGAAAAAAAATAACCTGGAGCGCACAAGGCTTGGTGTATCTATTTCAAAAAAAGTCGGCAAAAGTGTGGTAAGGAACAGGCTTAAAAGAAGGATAAAAGAAATATTCAGGGAGAGCATAGGAAATATTAAAAAGGGCTATGATGTGGTAATTTCAGTAAAACCCGAAACGGCAAATATTGAATACGGGCAGATGAAAAAAGAGATAAAAAATCTTCTAAGAAGAGGTCGAGTATGGGATGATTAA